A part of Oncorhynchus gorbuscha isolate QuinsamMale2020 ecotype Even-year linkage group LG09, OgorEven_v1.0, whole genome shotgun sequence genomic DNA contains:
- the LOC124042829 gene encoding ictacalcin-like translates to MSGIQQAMSLLIASFHKYSGKEGDKFTLSKVELKELLQAELGEMLGKASDKSAVDRIFKDLDSNKDNTVDFKEYVTLVSCLTVMCNDFFIKK, encoded by the exons ATGTCTGGGATCCAGCAGGCCATGTCTCTCCTCATCGCCTCCTTCCACAAGTACtctgggaaggagggagacaagTTCACCCTCAGCAAGGTTGAGCTGAAAGAGCTGCTCCAGGCTGAACTAGGGGAGATGCTGGGG AAAGCCAGTGACAAGTCAGCAGTGGACAGAATCTTCAAGGACCTGGACTCTAACAAAGACAACACTGTCGACTTCAAGGAGTATGTCACTCTGGTGTCCTGCCTCACGGTGATGTGCAATGACTTCTTCATAAAGAAGTAA
- the LOC124042830 gene encoding protein S100-A1-like: MPSDLERAMESMITVFHKYAAKEGSGNTLSRRELRDLMENELSGFLKSQKDPATVDKIMKDLDSNGDGEVDFEEFVSLVVGLSIACEQCYQMHKKKMGK, from the exons ATGCCATCAGACCTGGAACGAGCAATGGAGTCCATGATCACTGTGTTCCACAAGTATGCTGCTAAGGAGGGCAGTGGCAACACTCTGAGCCGCCGTGAGCTAAGGGACCTGATGGAGAATGAGCTCTCTGGCTTCCTCAAG TCTCAGAAGGACCCAGCCACAGTAGACAAGATAATGAAGGATCTGGACTCTAatggtgatggagaggtggacttTGAGGAGTTTGTTTCTCTAGTTGTGGGCCTGTCCATCGCCTGTGAACAGTGCTACCAGATGCACAAGAAGAAGATGGGGAAGTGA